The Streptomyces sp. R28 region CGCAGTCTGTCCACCACGGCCGACCTCCCGGACCAGCCCTCGGTCGTCTCCTACCTGGTGGCGGCCGCGATGATGCTGGACACCCCGACGAAGCAGCGCCTGCTCCAGGCTCCGGACATCGCGTCCCGCCTGCGCGACGAGCTGAAACTCCTTCGCGCCGAGACCTCGATCATCCGTACGCTGCCGTCGCTGCCGGCGTCGGATCTGACGCGCGGTCCGACGAGCCTCAACTGAGCGGAACGACATGGCGAAGAAGTCGAAGAAGACCCAGCAGCAATCGGGCGGCGGCACTCCCGCGACGGTGGCGCTCTCGGCGGCGGGCGTCGAGTACACGATCCACGCCTATGACCACGACCCCTCCCACCCGTCCTACGGCGAGGAGGCGGCGGAGGCGATGGGCGTCTCTCCCGACAGGGTCTTCAAGACCCTCGTGGCGGACGTGGACGGCACCCTGACCGTGGCGGTCGTCCCCGTGGCCGGCCAGCTGGACCTCAAGGCCCTGGCGTCGGCGGTCCGCGGCAAACGCGCCGCGATGGCCGACCCGGCCCTGGCCGAACGCACCACGGGCTACGTCCGGGGCGGCATCTCCCCGCTGGGCCAGCGCAAGAGGCTCCCCACGGTCCTGGACGCCTCGGCCTCCGCCCACCCCACGATCTGCGTCTCGGCGGGCCGCCGCGGCCTGGAGGTCGAACTCTCCCCCGACGACCTCACCAAGCTCACGAACGCGACCCTGGCCCCCATCGGGCGGGCGTGAACCCTCGACGAACCAAACACGGAAACGCAAGTGGCGCGCCAAGAAGGGCCGCTCGAACCACGGACACCGCCCGGCGTGACGCTTTGCCTTCCAGCGCCGGTCCAGGGCACTTTCAGCCCGTCTGGGGGCACCCCCTCTGGGGGAGTTTGGGACGAGGCCCGTCCAGGGCCGAAGCGGGGGTCTGGGGGCCGCAGGCCCCCAGGGTCCGGGGTCGAAGGGGCAGCGCCCCTGGAGGACGGGACGGGTAGGGGCGGCGGGGGCCGAGAACCCTCGGCGCAAACACCCCTCACCGAAGCCCTACGCCGACGGCGCCCCGTTCGATCCCCCCTGCTGAGCCACCGGAGGCTGCAGCTGATACGGATCCGCGTCCCGAGGCCCGAACAACGCCGTCAACCCGAGGTGCACCACCAGCGCCGCCAGCGGCCAGGCCAGCCACGCCCCCTTGGCCCCGAGCTTCAGCGGCGCCGGGAACGTGACCCCCTTGCCCACTTCCTTCGCGTGCGCGATCACATCCTCGGAGGGCCCGAGCCACACCCCGACCCGCCAGGCCAGCAACGACCCGAGGAACCCCCCGACGGCCAGCGCCACCACCAGCGGCACACCCCCACGCCGCCGCCAGAGAAAGACGGCAACCGCGCTCACCAGCCCGAACGCGAGCGCGAGCAGAGTGAACGTTCCGTCCACCCCGACCGCCTGCTCCCCCTCGGTGTCCTTGAAGTAGACGACCCAGCTCTTGTCGACGACGTCCCCGACCAGCGGCACGCTCGGCGCCAGCCACCACCACAGCACCCCGAGCAGCGCTCCGAAGAGCGCCACCACGACCGCGACGACGGCGGCCTCTCGCACTTCGGTCTTCATGCCAGGACCGTCCTGTTCGTACGCGCCATATATGCCGTACGTGCCGTGAGAGCCGTGTGGGCCTTGTGCCCCGGGAGGAGCGCCGTACACGGCGTCATGCGGCCCGGAACCGGCGTGCCCGGCAGCGGGCTGCTGCCATGCCTGGCTGGAGGAACGGTCACTGGGCGGAGGAGGAGGAGTCAGCGGAGCGGTCACTCTGCCATCGTGCCAGGCCGGCCTGTGCGGCGCGTCACCGGACGGCAGCCCGGCGGTACGCCCAGGTGGCGACGGCCAGCGAGACGACGCCGACCACCCCGCACACGGCGAGGTCACCCAGCACGAAGGCCCAGTCGGGGTGCGGTCCGAAGGTCCGCGCGAAGGCCTCCACGCCGTACGTCGACGGCAGCAGATCCCGCGCGAACCGCACCACCTCCGGCATCCGGTCAGCCGGCAGCACCCCCAGCAGCAGCGCTGCGGACATCCCCAACTGCCCGAGCAGCGTGGCCAGTTCAGGCCGCGGCGCAAGCAGCCCGAGCGCCGCCCCCAGCCCGGCGAGCGCGGCCCCGGCCAGCGGGATCACCGCGACGAGCACCCACAGATGCGTCACCGGCAGCCCGAACAGCACACACCCGAAGAGCGCCGTCACCACGGTCCCCGGCACGGTGAAGGAGGCGTACGCCCCCGCCGCCCCCAGCACCACCGCGGCGGGCGGCACCGGCAGCGTGGCGTAGTGGTCGAGCCCGCCGCTGGCCCGCAGCTGCCCGAAGTACTGCGCGAGCAGGTTCAGCGCGACGAAGGCGACCACGAGCACGGCCGACCCTGCCACCACGGCCTGCGCCTCGGCGCCGCCGTCCACGACCCCGCGCATCAGGATCATGATCCCGACCGACTGGAAGGTCGCCACGAACAGCAGCGGGATGCGCGCGACCCGGGCCCGGGACAGCTGCGCCCGGTACACGGCGCACAGCGACGGCCACAGCCGCGCCCGCGGCCCGAGCTCGGCCGCGGCCGGGCGGGCCGTCTCGTCCACGGCCAGGGCGCTGCCCGGCAGAACCTCGGCGGGTACGACACTCACGTGGCGCTGCTCCCTTTCACACGGGGGATCACGGCGGAGGTGGCCCTGTTCCGTACGGATACGGATACGGGTGCGGCGGTCTGCGTGCTCAAGCCTTCACCAGCCCCTGCTGTGCGGCCCCGCCCAGCGTCAGATAGACGTCCTCCAGGCTGGGCGTGGCGAGCGTGAAGTCGTCCAGCGCGGCGAAGGCGGCCCCGCCGGTGACGGTGGCGACGACCGCGCGAGCCTCCTCGGGGGCGAGTCGCAGCGTCCAGCGCCGCCCGGACTCCACGACCCGGTCCTGCAGCGCGGCGACCTCGGGCACCTCCAGGGGCGCCCGGTCCCGCCACAGCAGCTCGACCCGCACCTCGCCCGCGACCCGCTCCTTGAGCCCGGACGGTGTGTCACAGGCGATCACGCGGCCCCGGTCGAGTACCGCGACCCGGTCGAGCACGGTCTCGGCCTCGATGACGTTGTGGGTGACGAGCAGCACGGTCGTCCCGCGCTCGGCCCGCCGCCGGTCCACGGCCGACCACACGGCCCGCCGCGCCACCGGGTCCATCGCGGTGGTCGGCTCGTCGAGCACGAGCAGCGGCCGCTCCCCGACCAGCGCGGCGGCGAAGCAGGCCAGCCGACGCTGCCCGCCGGACAGCTTCTTGATCGGCCGCCCGGCAAGCGGCCCGAGGCCCAGCTCGTCGAGTACGGCGTCCCGCTCGGCGCGCGCCTGCCGTACGTCCAGGCCGCGCAGCCGCCCGGTGGTCTCGGCGGCGAGGGACACGGTCAGGTCGTCGAGGGCGGTCGACTCCTGCCCGAGGTAGGCGAGGATGCGCGCGGCCCGCTCCGGGTGCCGCACGATGTCGTGCCCGAGGATCTCCACGCTGCCGCGGTCGGGCCGCATCAGTCCGGTGAGCTGTCGTACGAGGGTGGTCTTGCCGGCGCCGTTCGGGCCGAGCAGCCCGAAGATCTCGCCGCGCCGGATGTCCAGCCGTACGTCGTCGGTGGCCCGCACCTCGGGCGTTCCGGGTGCCCCGCGCCGGCCTCGTACGGCCGGATAGGTCTTGGTCAGCCCGCGCACGGCACACACGACATCCCCACTGTGCCGAAGTGCCTGTCCCGCGCGCGTACTCACAAGGGACGAGACTACGGGGTCCGCGACCCCGATCCGCCCTCGGGTCGGCCACTCGGCACAAACCACCAGCTCGCCGTAGGAAATCGGCCGGTAGCCCCAAATCCGCCGCAACGGCGCTCAACCCCGACGACGCGTCCCGGCGATGCCGACCTCGCCCCGGCCCGCGTCATTCCCCCGCAGGCGCGTGCTCCGCGGCCGTCCGGACATCGATCTCCCGCCAGAACCCGGCCCGGATCGCGTACCGATCATGCTCGTCGATCTGGTCGTCCTTGTGCGCGAGCAACCCGAACCGAGCCGCGTACCGCAGCAGCTCCCCGTCGATCCGATGCGGAATCCGCGGATACATCCCGGACAGCTTCTGCAGATGGTTCTGCTCCCCCAGCCGCTCCATCCACCGCCTCGCGAAGACCTGCCCCACCTCGTACGGATCGCCGCCGACCGTGGTGATGTCCTCCTCCCGGTCGGCCCACCGCTGCTCCGCCGTGGTCAGCTGCGCGAGCGTCGGCATCGAGGCGGCGTCGGGCGGCTCGGCCGCGACACCGGGCCGGTCGACCCACCCCTTGTCGGAGGACCAGCGCAGCGTCGCGCTCGCGGGGGGCTGGGCCGGCTGGACGCCGGGCGCGCGCAGGGCGGCGAGGTCCTTCGGCGTGGGCACGCCCTTGGGCGCCGGCACCCGCTCCTGCGTGCCGTTCTCCGAGGCGGCGGCAGCCTGGGCGTGCTCGCCCTCGTCGGCGGGCCGTTCGGCCCTCGCGCCGAGCGCGGAGTCGGGCAGCGGCGCGGACAGGATCGCGGCGATCTCGGGCCGGGGCACGGGCGGCGGCGCGCAGACTCCGGTGAGCTCCTTGGCACGTACGGCCTTGGTGATCCACGTACGGTCGAGCACGCGCCGTTCGTCGGCCTCGGCGACCAGGTCCTCGGACTGGTTGTAGTCCCCGTCGGCGGCCTGCACCGCCCACAGGTGTACGGCGACGCCGTGCTCCTTGGCGGCCATCATCCCCGGCAGCAGATCACCGTCGCCGGTCACCAGCACCACGTCCGAGCAGGCGCGGTTGCGGGCCAACTCGGTGAGCTCGGCGTGCATCGCGGCGTCCACGCCCTTCTGGGCCCAGCGGCCGTCGCTGCGGGTCAGGGCGCCCAGCCGGACGGTGACCCGGGGCATCACCCGCAGCCTGCGGTGCTCGGGCTGCGGGACGCGGTCGGGGGCGCCGTCGAACCAGTAGATGCGCAGCAGGGGCTGCTGCGTGTCCGACTCGGCGCGTTCGCGCAGGCCCTGGATGAGGGCGGCGTGGTCGACGGTGATCCGGGACCGGGAGGGCTCCCCGGCGAGGAGGCTCGCGGCGGCCCCCAGCAGATACCCGGCGTCCACCAGGACGATGCAGCGGTCCACGCGACTCACCCTCTTCCTGGGAGGTTTGCTTGGGGCTTCCTTCGAGTCTGCCCGACCACGCGGGGGTTAACGGGGCGAACTCGATCTTCGGCGTGGCGTTTCGAGGCATCGCCACCTCGGCGCGCCATGCCTCACGCCCCGACAACCCCCGTTACACACGGTAATTATCCGAAATGCACTCTTCGTCAGCCTATGTGAATCTGGTCCCGGCCCTGGCCCCTAGATCCCCCACAGGAGGCATCACCATGGCCAAGAACAAGAAGCAGGACCGGAAGCAGCCGCAGTCCGAGCGCAGCGAGCAGCAGGCCCAGCAGTCCTCGATGGAGACGCAGGCCGAGCAGCGCATCACGCAGGCAACGCCGGGCGACATGGCCCGCAAGGGCCGGCAGAAGCGCTTCGGTCACAACTGACATCTGCATAACGGGTTGTTGAGACCCAGGCACGTGAAGAGGGGCGCACCCCACACAGGGTGCGCCCCTCTCGCGTTTCCGACGCCGAGGCACGCGGCAACCGCGCAGCCGCTCAGCCCGCCAGGCAGGACGGGCCGAGCAGCACCTTCAGGTCACCGAACAGCGCCGGGTCGGGCTTCACCCGGTGCCGGTCCAGCCGGAGCACCGTGGTCTTGGTCGGGCCCTGGAGCTTGATGCGGACCTCGCTGTCTCCCTTGTGGTGACTGAGGATCTCACCGAGGCGGTTGATCATCGGCGGGGTGACCCTGGTGGCCGGGATGGTGAGGATCACGGGCGCGTTGGTGCCCGCGTTGGACAGGTCGGGGACCTGGAGCTCCATCGCGACCAGCCGCGGCACGTCCTCGCGCTTGTCGAGACGGCCCTTGACGAACACGACGGCGTCCTCGACGAGTTGGGTCGAGACGAGCTGGTACGTCGCCGGGAAGAACATGCACTCGATGGAACCGGCGAGGTCCTCGACGGTGGCGATCGCCCAGGCGTTGCCCTGCTTGGTCATCTTGCGCTGCAGGCCGGAGATGATGCCGCCGATGGTCACCACGGCCCCGTCGGAGTGCTCGCCGCCCGTCAGCTGGGCGATGCCCGCGTCGGCCTTGTCGGACAGGACGTGTTCCAGACCGAAGAGCGGGTGGTCGGAGACGTACAGACCGAGCATCTCCCGCTCCTGGGCGAGCAGATAGGTCTTGTCCCACTCCTCGTCGGTGAACTGCACGTCGAGTCCGAAGCCGGGCTCGTCGCTCTCCTCCTCGCCCATGCCGCCGAAGAGGTCGAACTGGCCCTCGGCCTCCTTGCGCTTGACCGCGACCACGTTGTCGATCATCGGCTCGAAGTGCGCGGTGAGGCCCTTGCGGGTGTGCCCCAGGGTGTCGAACGCGCCCGCCTTGATCAGCGACTCCGTGGTGCGCTTGTTGCAGGCGACCGCCTCGACCTTGTCGAGGTAGTCGGGGAAGGAGGCGTACTTGCCCTTGGCCTTGCGGCTCTTGATGATCGACTCGACCACGTTCGTGCCGACGTTGCGCACGGCTTCGAGGCCGAAGAGGATCACGTCGTCGCCCTGGGCGGCGAAGTTGTGCACCGACTCGTTGACGTTCGGCGGGAGCACCTTGATGCCCATGCGGCGGCACTCGTTGAGGTAGACGGCCGACTTGTCCTTGTCGTCCTTGACGGAGGTCAGCAGCGCGGCCATGTACTCGGCGGGGTGGTTCGCCTTGAGGTAGGCGGTCCAGTACGAGACCAGGCCGTACGCGGCCGAGTGCGCCTTGTTGAACGCGTAGCCGGCGAACGGGACCAGCACGTCCCACAGGGCCTGGATGGCTTCGTCGCTGTAGCCCTTGTCACGGGCGCCCTTCTGGAAGAGGACGAAGTTCTTCGCCAGTTCGTCGGGCTTCTTCTTGCCCATCACGCGGCGGAGGATGTCGGCCTCGCCGAGCGAGTAGCCGGCGATGATCTGGGCGGCCTTCTGCACCTGCTCCTGGTAGACGATCAGGCCATAGGTGACGGCCAGGACCTCTTCGAGGGGCTCCTCCAGCTCCTTGTGGATCGGGGTGATCTCCTGGAGCTTGTTCTTGCGCAGCGCGTAGTTGGTGTGCGAGTCCATGCCCATCGGGCCCGGACGGTAAAGGGCGGAGACGGCGGAGATGTCTTCGAAGTTGTCGGGCTTCATCAGGCGCAGCAGCGAGCGCATGGGGCCGCCGTCGAACTGGAAGACGCCGAGGGTGTCGCCGCGCTGGAGGAGTTCGAAGGTCGTCGGATCGTCGAGCGGGAGGCTCAGCAGATCGATGTCGATGCCCTTGTTGGACTTCACCATCTTGACGGCGTCGTCCATGATCGTCAGGTTGCGCAGGCCGAGGAAGTCCATCTTCAGCAGGCCGAGCGACTCACAACTCGGGTAGTCCCACTGCGTGATGGTCACGCCGTCGGTGTGCCTGACCCAGACGGGCACGTGCTCGGTGATGGTCTCGCTGGACATGATCACGCCGGCGGCGTGCACACCCATCTGCCGGACCAGGCCCTCGACGCCCTTGGCGGTGTCGATGACCTTCTTCACGTCCGGCTCGTTCTCGTACATCGCCCGGATCTCGCCCGCCTCGCTGTAGCGGGGGTGCGAGGGGTCGGTGATGCCGTTGAGGTCGATGCCCTTGCCGAGGACGTCGGCGGGCATGGCCTTGGTGAGGCGGTCGCCCATGGCGTACGGGTAGCCCAGCACGCGCGCGGAGTCCTTGATGGCGTTCTTCGCCTTGATCTTGCCGTAGGTGCCGATCATGGCGACCTTGTCGGCGCCGTACTTCTCCGTCACGTACCTGATCACCTCGACGCGCCTGCGCTCGTCGAAGTCGATGTCGACATCGGGCATCGAGATGCGCTCGGGGTTGAGGAACCGCTCGAAGATCAGGCCGTGCGGGATGGGGTCGAGGTCGGTGATGCCCATGGCGTAGGCGACGATCGAACCGGCCGCGGAGCCTCGGCCGGGGCCGACCGCGATGCCGTTGTTCTTGGCCCACATGATGAAGTCGGCGACGACGAGGAAGGAGCCGGGGAAGCCCATCGAGATGATGACGTCCATCTCGTACTCGGCCTGCTTCTGCCGGTCATCGGGGACGCCGCCGGGGAAGCGACGCTCCATGCCCCGGCGGACCTCCTCCTTGAACCAGGTGACCTCGGTGTAGCCCTCGGGGATGTCGAACT contains the following coding sequences:
- the ybaK gene encoding Cys-tRNA(Pro) deacylase, coding for MAKKSKKTQQQSGGGTPATVALSAAGVEYTIHAYDHDPSHPSYGEEAAEAMGVSPDRVFKTLVADVDGTLTVAVVPVAGQLDLKALASAVRGKRAAMADPALAERTTGYVRGGISPLGQRKRLPTVLDASASAHPTICVSAGRRGLEVELSPDDLTKLTNATLAPIGRA
- a CDS encoding AAA family ATPase yields the protein MTAPLTPPPPPSDRSSSQAWQQPAAGHAGSGPHDAVYGAPPGAQGPHGSHGTYGIYGAYEQDGPGMKTEVREAAVVAVVVALFGALLGVLWWWLAPSVPLVGDVVDKSWVVYFKDTEGEQAVGVDGTFTLLALAFGLVSAVAVFLWRRRGGVPLVVALAVGGFLGSLLAWRVGVWLGPSEDVIAHAKEVGKGVTFPAPLKLGAKGAWLAWPLAALVVHLGLTALFGPRDADPYQLQPPVAQQGGSNGAPSA
- a CDS encoding ABC transporter permease — translated: MSVVPAEVLPGSALAVDETARPAAAELGPRARLWPSLCAVYRAQLSRARVARIPLLFVATFQSVGIMILMRGVVDGGAEAQAVVAGSAVLVVAFVALNLLAQYFGQLRASGGLDHYATLPVPPAAVVLGAAGAYASFTVPGTVVTALFGCVLFGLPVTHLWVLVAVIPLAGAALAGLGAALGLLAPRPELATLLGQLGMSAALLLGVLPADRMPEVVRFARDLLPSTYGVEAFARTFGPHPDWAFVLGDLAVCGVVGVVSLAVATWAYRRAAVR
- a CDS encoding ABC transporter ATP-binding protein, whose amino-acid sequence is MCAVRGLTKTYPAVRGRRGAPGTPEVRATDDVRLDIRRGEIFGLLGPNGAGKTTLVRQLTGLMRPDRGSVEILGHDIVRHPERAARILAYLGQESTALDDLTVSLAAETTGRLRGLDVRQARAERDAVLDELGLGPLAGRPIKKLSGGQRRLACFAAALVGERPLLVLDEPTTAMDPVARRAVWSAVDRRRAERGTTVLLVTHNVIEAETVLDRVAVLDRGRVIACDTPSGLKERVAGEVRVELLWRDRAPLEVPEVAALQDRVVESGRRWTLRLAPEEARAVVATVTGGAAFAALDDFTLATPSLEDVYLTLGGAAQQGLVKA
- a CDS encoding NYN domain-containing protein translates to MDRCIVLVDAGYLLGAAASLLAGEPSRSRITVDHAALIQGLRERAESDTQQPLLRIYWFDGAPDRVPQPEHRRLRVMPRVTVRLGALTRSDGRWAQKGVDAAMHAELTELARNRACSDVVLVTGDGDLLPGMMAAKEHGVAVHLWAVQAADGDYNQSEDLVAEADERRVLDRTWITKAVRAKELTGVCAPPPVPRPEIAAILSAPLPDSALGARAERPADEGEHAQAAAASENGTQERVPAPKGVPTPKDLAALRAPGVQPAQPPASATLRWSSDKGWVDRPGVAAEPPDAASMPTLAQLTTAEQRWADREEDITTVGGDPYEVGQVFARRWMERLGEQNHLQKLSGMYPRIPHRIDGELLRYAARFGLLAHKDDQIDEHDRYAIRAGFWREIDVRTAAEHAPAGE
- the dnaE gene encoding DNA polymerase III subunit alpha: MSKPPFTHLHVHTQYSLLDGAARLKDMFNACNEMGMTHIAMSDHGNLHGAYDFFHTAKKAGVTPIIGIEAYVAPESRRNKRKIQWGQPHQKRDDVSGSGGYTHKTMWAVNRTGLHNIFRLSSDAYAEGWLQKWPRMDKETISQWSEGIVASTGCPSGEVQTRLRLGQEEEALKAAADYQDIFGKDKYFLELMDHGIDIEHRVRDGLLEIGRKLGIPPLVTNDSHYTYAHEATAHDALLCIQTGKNLSDPDRFRFDGTGYYLKSTDEMYAIDSSDAWQQGCANTLLVAEMVDTTGMFESRNLMPKFDIPEGYTEVTWFKEEVRRGMERRFPGGVPDDRQKQAEYEMDVIISMGFPGSFLVVADFIMWAKNNGIAVGPGRGSAAGSIVAYAMGITDLDPIPHGLIFERFLNPERISMPDVDIDFDERRRVEVIRYVTEKYGADKVAMIGTYGKIKAKNAIKDSARVLGYPYAMGDRLTKAMPADVLGKGIDLNGITDPSHPRYSEAGEIRAMYENEPDVKKVIDTAKGVEGLVRQMGVHAAGVIMSSETITEHVPVWVRHTDGVTITQWDYPSCESLGLLKMDFLGLRNLTIMDDAVKMVKSNKGIDIDLLSLPLDDPTTFELLQRGDTLGVFQFDGGPMRSLLRLMKPDNFEDISAVSALYRPGPMGMDSHTNYALRKNKLQEITPIHKELEEPLEEVLAVTYGLIVYQEQVQKAAQIIAGYSLGEADILRRVMGKKKPDELAKNFVLFQKGARDKGYSDEAIQALWDVLVPFAGYAFNKAHSAAYGLVSYWTAYLKANHPAEYMAALLTSVKDDKDKSAVYLNECRRMGIKVLPPNVNESVHNFAAQGDDVILFGLEAVRNVGTNVVESIIKSRKAKGKYASFPDYLDKVEAVACNKRTTESLIKAGAFDTLGHTRKGLTAHFEPMIDNVVAVKRKEAEGQFDLFGGMGEEESDEPGFGLDVQFTDEEWDKTYLLAQEREMLGLYVSDHPLFGLEHVLSDKADAGIAQLTGGEHSDGAVVTIGGIISGLQRKMTKQGNAWAIATVEDLAGSIECMFFPATYQLVSTQLVEDAVVFVKGRLDKREDVPRLVAMELQVPDLSNAGTNAPVILTIPATRVTPPMINRLGEILSHHKGDSEVRIKLQGPTKTTVLRLDRHRVKPDPALFGDLKVLLGPSCLAG